From one Nocardioides scoriae genomic stretch:
- a CDS encoding glycosyltransferase family 4 protein, whose translation MRVLLAAPRFPPDVGGLESYAGWVARTLAASPDHDVRVVTSHSGRGRLEGEVDGIPVTRLGSWVTLSNTPVNPLWLAQLRALIREFRPDVVNVHSPVPGLADAIVAVAGPVPVVMTYHAGSLVKGESRAIDAVLRTYERRVLPRVFDRCAELVAVSPVAMTHATGRATMITPGVDTDFFSPDPDVVRGRRMLFVGRVEASSRWKGISTLIEALALAAPLVPGIGLDVVGDGDDVPRLQRLAQARGVADLVTWHGSLTHTELVGLYRCAGVTVLPSLTEAESFGMALVEAMASGCPLVGSDVGGIPFVLADGEHGLLVDPGDAASLAAAVERVLLDPDLAERLSEAGRRAAVERWDWRHQSAATTEVLARAVRGSVRQLV comes from the coding sequence ATGCGCGTCCTGCTCGCCGCCCCGCGGTTCCCGCCCGACGTCGGCGGCCTGGAGTCGTACGCCGGCTGGGTGGCGCGCACCCTGGCCGCCTCGCCGGACCACGACGTCCGGGTGGTCACCAGCCACTCCGGTCGAGGGCGCCTCGAGGGCGAGGTGGACGGCATCCCGGTCACCCGGCTCGGGTCGTGGGTGACCCTGTCGAACACCCCGGTCAACCCGCTCTGGCTGGCCCAGCTGCGCGCATTGATCCGTGAGTTCCGCCCCGACGTCGTCAACGTCCACTCGCCGGTCCCCGGCCTCGCCGACGCCATCGTGGCGGTGGCCGGCCCCGTCCCCGTGGTGATGACCTACCACGCCGGCTCCCTGGTCAAGGGCGAGTCGCGGGCGATCGACGCCGTCCTGCGCACCTACGAGCGCCGGGTGCTGCCGCGCGTCTTCGACCGCTGTGCCGAGCTGGTCGCGGTCTCCCCGGTGGCGATGACGCACGCGACGGGCCGCGCCACCATGATCACACCCGGGGTCGACACCGACTTCTTCTCGCCGGACCCGGACGTGGTGCGGGGCCGTCGGATGCTGTTCGTGGGCCGCGTGGAGGCGAGCTCGCGGTGGAAGGGCATCTCCACCCTGATCGAGGCGCTGGCGCTGGCCGCGCCCCTGGTGCCCGGCATCGGGCTCGACGTGGTGGGCGACGGGGACGACGTGCCCCGGCTGCAGCGCCTCGCCCAGGCGCGGGGCGTCGCCGACCTGGTGACCTGGCACGGCTCCCTCACCCACACCGAGCTGGTCGGCCTCTACCGCTGCGCCGGCGTCACGGTGCTGCCGTCGCTGACCGAGGCGGAGTCGTTCGGGATGGCGCTGGTCGAGGCCATGGCCTCGGGCTGCCCCCTGGTGGGCTCCGACGTCGGCGGGATCCCCTTCGTCCTGGCGGACGGCGAGCACGGCCTGCTCGTCGACCCCGGCGACGCCGCGAGCCTGGCCGCGGCGGTCGAGCGGGTGCTGCTCGACCCGGACCTGGCCGAGCGGCTGAGCGAGGCGGGCCGTCGCGCGGCGGTCGAGCGCTGGGACTGGCGCCACCAGTCGGCCGCGACGACCGAGGTGCTCGCCCGAGCCGTCCGGGGTTCGGTCCGCCAGCTGGTCTGA